In the Fusarium oxysporum f. sp. lycopersici 4287 chromosome 9, whole genome shotgun sequence genome, one interval contains:
- a CDS encoding CMGC/CDK protein kinase, with protein MSSKSRWADTEEDARIDAKLKEEKRRKKAEKARKLEEEKKAQEAAQKKVLQLDDDRPSKRRRITPEPGANQEDKAPPAKLLRFPAGTWGKCRSVENYEKLNDIEEGTYGWVARATNKATGKVVALKRLKLEPQDRNGLPVTGLREIQILKDCQHRNIVTMEEVVVGDDVSRPDNSLFLVLEFVEHDLKSILDDMPEPFLSSEVKRLLLQLTSGIAYLHDNWILHRDLKTSNLLLNNRGQLKIADFGMARYVGDPPPKLTQLVVTLWYRAPELLLGAKTYDAAVDMWSVGCIFGELMTREPLLQGKNEVDQVSRTFELCGVPTEETWPGFRRLPNARSLRLPKTQVATGSVIRARFPGLTTAGASLLGDLLSLDPERRPSASEMLQHEYFRQDPKPKPESMFPTFPSKANQERRRRAEPHAPVRGGQAASLGDADFSGIFQGRDKEERGAGFQLRMV; from the exons ATGTCCAGCAAATCTCGGTGGGCCGACACCGAAGAAGACGCCCGTATCGACGCCAAACTCAAGGAAGAAAAGCGACGTAAGAAGGCAGAAAAAGCTCgaaagcttgaagaagagaagaaagcacAAGAAGCTGCACAGAAAAAGGTGCTCCAACTTGACGATGACCGGCCCTCGAAGCGACGTAGGATCACCCCCGAACCAGGCGCAAACCAAGAAGACAAGGCACCTCCAGCGAAGCTATTGCGGTTTCCAGCGGGCACCTGGGGGAAGTGCAGAAGCGTTGAGAATTATGAGAAGCTAAACGATATTGAGGAGGGGACTTATGGCTGGGTTGCGCGGGCGACAAACAAAGCTACGGGAAAGGTTGTCGCGCTCAAGAGGTTGAAGCTGGAACCTCAAGATCGAAACGGTCTCCCCGTCACAGGCCTGCGCGAAATACAAATATTGAAGGATTGCCAACACCGGAATATTGTCACCATGGAAGAGGTTGTTGTAGGGGACGACGTATCACGGCCAGACAA CTCTTTATTCCTCGTCCTCGAATTCGTCGAACACGATCTAAAATccattcttgatgatatgcCCGAGCCATTTCTCTCTTCCGAAGTAAAGCGCCTCCTATTACAGCTTACATCAGGCATCGCATATCTCCATGACAACTGGATTCTACATCGCGACCTCAAAACCTCTAATCTCCTCCTTAACAATCGTGGCCAGTTGAAAATTGCCGACTTTGGTATGGCCCGCTATGTTGGCGATCCTCCCCCGAAACTCACACAACTCGTCGTCACTCTTTGGTACCGGGCTCCGGAGCTACTACTTGGCGCAAAGACATACGATGCGGCGGTAGACATGTGGAGCGTGGGCTGTATCTTTGGCGAGCTGATGACCCGGGAACCTCTTCTTCAGGGTAAGAATGAAGTCGATCAAGTCTCGCGCACCTTCGAGCTCTGTGGTGTTCCCACAGAAGAGACATGGCCTGGATTTCGTCGTCTCCCCAATGCACGCTCATTGCGACTTCCTAAGACACAAGTTGCTACCGGATCTGTCATTCGCGCTCGCTTTCCTGGCCTCACTACCGCAGGCGCCAGTTTGCTGGGTGATCTACTATCACTTGACCCCGAAAGAAGACCATCGGCGAGTGAGATGCTTCAGCACGAGTACTTCCGACAGGACCCAAAGCCTAAACCAGAGAGCATGTTCCCAACGTTCCCTAGTAAGGCGAACCAGGAACGGCGAAGGCGTGCAGAGCCTCATGCGCCTGTGCGCGGTGGACAGGCTGCGTCGCTGGGCGATGCTGACTTCAGTGGCATTTTTCAGGGGCGGGATAAAGAAGAGAGGGGGGCAGGGTTTCAGTTGCGTATGGTTTAA
- a CDS encoding peptidyl-prolyl cis-trans isomerase-like 2 (At least one base has a quality score < 10), producing MGKGTDKLYITHSEWSSADAFSPSVGAGASSRNQNASASFRRLPFNFCAASLQPFKNPVCTPDGTIFDVEVIGAWLDKHPNQNPVTGEPLQKKDLIRLKFARNSESDSLGAGLSDGKGDLIDPVTYKVFTDNTHIVAIRHGTYANVFAWDTVERMNIKAKSWRDLVDDEEFTRADIITLQDPQNAASRNLDQFKYLKDGEQAQLTKEQEDERNAGNINSSALGSMGDKVSRAKAAVEKARKAREQGGDINRSSTALTKPAAANNVVRHSMIKDKKVAANSAAYTTGKAAASFTSTGLTPETSGERALLTDEEYMLKPKRVKTTGYARIETNLGDITIELYPEFAPKAVWNFTRLAQTGYYKGVAFHRNIPNFMIQGGDPSGTGRGGQSIWGKYFDDEFDGPMSHSARGTISMANKGKNTNSSQFFIAYKPTPHLDRKHTVFGKVVENLNVLSKMEDVPTDGSNRPLNKIVIKDIVIFHDPFAEFQKEKQENERQTKEQEKIRLQGGTDDDKTTWTGKRIRNDGTAESTGAGESVGKYLKTATQQSTATTNEADIEDVDTWEEPARKKIKGGGFGNFDSW from the exons ATGGGTAAAGGAACAGACAAGCTCTAT ATTACACACTCAGAGTGGTCCTCAGCCGACGCCTTCTCCCCCAGTGTTGGCGCAGGCGCGTCTTCTCGCAATCAAAACGCCAGCGCATCATTTCGCCGTCTTCCCTTTAACTTTTGCGCCGCCAGTCTCCAACCCTTCAAGAACCCTGTCTGCACCCCCGATGGAACGATTTTCGACGTTGAGGTCATCGGCGCCTGGCTTGACAAGCACCCCAACCAGAACCCCGTCACTGGCGAGCCTCTACAAAAGAAAGATCTGATCCGTCTTAAATTTGCTCGGAATTCAGAATCAGATTCTCTTGGCGCGGGCTTGAGCGACGGAAAAGGCGACTTGATCGATCCGGTCACCTACAAAGTCTTCACCGACAACACACATATTGTTGCCATTCGTCATGGGACCTACGCCAATGTCTTCGCTTGGGATACGGTTGAGCGTATGAATATCAAGGCCAAATCCTGGCGCGACTTGGTCGATGACGAAGAGTTTACTCGCGCCGATATAATTACACTCCAAGATCCCCAGAATGCGGCCAGTCGCAACCTGGACCAGTTCAAGTACCTGAAGGATGGCGAGCAGGCGCAATTGACCAAGGAACAGGAAGACGAGCGCAATGCCGGCAACATCAACTCCAGTGCATTAGGAAGCATGGGCGACAAGGTTTCGCGTGCGAAAGCCGCGGTGGAGAAGGCGCGCAAGGCTCGTGAGCAGGGCGGTGATATCAATCGTAGCTCGACTGCCCTCACCAAGCctgctgctgccaacaaTGTTGTCCGCCACTCTAtgatcaaggacaagaaggtGGCTGCTAACTCGGCAGCGTACACCACGGGCAAAGCCGCAGCTAGTTTCACCAGCACAGGACTGACACCTGAGACGAGCGGCGAGAGAGCTCTGCTGACGGATGAGGAGTATATGCTAAAGCCCAAGCGAGTCAAGACAACCGGGTATGCCAGAATAGAAACAAATCTGGGCGACATAACAATCGAGCTGTACCCTGAGTTTGCACCGAAGGCTGTGTGGAATTTCACCAGGTTAGCACAGACTGGCTACTACAAGGGTGTAGCCTTTCATCGAAACATCCCAAACTTTATGATTCAGGGCGGTGATCCATCAGGCACGGGGCGAGGCGGGCAGAGTATATGGGGAAAGTATTTCGATGATGAGTTCGATGGTCCAATGTCACACAGTGCCCGAGGAACGA TCTCTATGGccaacaagggcaagaataCAAACTCAAGTCAGTTCTTTATAGCGTATAAGCCCACGCCACACCTCGACCGCAAGCACACAGTCTTTGGAAAGGTTGTCGAGAATCTCAATGTTCTTTCCAAGATGGAGGATGTACCTACAGATGGGTCTAACCGACCCCTCAACAAAATTGTTATCAAAGACATAGTTATATTTCACGATCCTTTCGCCGAGTTTCAGAAAGAGAAACAGGAAAACGAGCGTCAGACCAAGGAACAGGAGAAGATTCGGTTACAAGGTGGCACAGACGATGACAAGACAACATGGACCGGCAAACGGATACGCAATGACGGCACTGCTGAGAGCACAGGAGCCGGTGAGAGCGTTGGCAAATATCTAAAGACCGCAACTCAGCAGAGCACAGCGACGACCAACGAGGCTGATATTGAGGACGTTGACACGTGGGAGGAACCAGCACGCAAGAAGATTAAGGGGGGTGGTTTTGGAAACTTTGACAGTTGGTAA
- a CDS encoding hypothetical protein (At least one base has a quality score < 10), whose product MVYCGKPSGGCSTCRRRKIRCDQKEPACTQCEKKNQPCPGYRNLVDLMFRDESSHVIKKAVKTRARSNRLQKSPVSQELASASTSPPPSVVTIKSPPTFTIDPRSSAAPAPATKTEKSNKVKARRARKSNTRCRAPVLSALINDWSRSPSETSHESPGDANDVISPSEPTEGRDHLDGALSPELQDQGTAFFFSRYVVADRGSYQNYAFIYDVWKPPDSAQAQVDPVTVSMTAVGLAGCSQVFRSPDLMTRAQESYAIALGLTHRALRDPIEVVKDTTMLAVLILGTFEFVSGYSSHTMRAWQDHVNGAAALANIRGAAQFRSKAGARMFLMLCHTVLISCIQSGLPMPQTLIDLRHEIPPSEELGGPDFHVAYPIYKALQVRYDINTRKLVDLDDVVTAISNVEEEFSSILSGLPESWKYHRVQLTQPDPRVSGQICHVYAGLLQSTTWNMVRGIRMMLLETLVEQLCAASESADRTVLSDNHFELLAKSLKVLDMLGQSIAASVPQHLGVVSIRDISNRKDQGHTVSIAAKKQACRVISSPFAQDSRVGPGEDTSSSGGSPVLFDPTQSTPHTDDATRFMSLASANNTIIWPLYMLGMSSACSPETKQYAIEGLQAIHREAGLE is encoded by the exons ATGGTATATTGCGGGAAGCCCTCTGGTGGCTGCTCCACCTGCCGCCGTCGCAAGATTCGG TGTGACCAAAAGGAGCCGGCATGCACGCAAtgcgagaagaagaatcaGCCATGCCCCGGCTATCGCAATCTCGTTGATCTCATGTTTAGAGATGAAAGCTCCCATGTTATTAAGAAAGCGGTCAAGACACGGGCTCGATCTAATCGATTACAAAAGAGTCCTGTTAGCCAGGAGCTCGCCTCGGCCTCAACATCTCCCCCACCATCCGTTGTGACTATCAAGTCACCACCGACGTTCACCATTGACCCGAGGTCCAGTGCAGCCCCTGCCCCTGCCACCAAGACAGAGAAATcgaacaaggtcaaggccagACGTGCTCGGAAATCTAACACTCGTTGCCGGGCGCCTGTCCTTTCCGCTTTGATTAACGACTGGAGCCGGTCTCCATCGGAAACCTCTCATGAAAGCCCGGGTGATGCCAACGATGTCATTAGTCCAAGTGAACCAACTGAAGGTCGCGATCACTTGGATGGTGCTCTATCACCCGAACTACAAGACCAGGGCactgctttcttcttctctcgcTACGTTGTAGCCGACAGAGGCTCCTATCAAAACTATGCTTTCATATATGATGTATGGAAACCTCCGGACTCGGCGCAGGCTCAAGTTGATCCAGTCACTGTCAGTATGACAGCTGTCGGACTTGCAGGATGCTCACAGGTTTTTCGATCACCAGATCTTATGACACGGGCACAAGAGAGCTATGCTATCGCCCTCGGATTGACGCACCGTGCACTTCGCGACCCAATTGAAGTTGTAAAAGACACAACCATGCTCGCCGTCTTGATACTCGGCACTTTCGAGTTTGTTTCGGGATACAGTTCCCATACGATGCGTGCCTGGCAAGACCACGTTAACGGAGCTGCTGCCCTGGCAAACATCAGAGGTGCTGCCCAGTTTCGAAGCAAAGCTGGTGCTCGCATGTTTCTCATGCTTTGCCATACAGTTCTTATAAGCTGCATACAGAGCGGCCTACCAATGCCACAAACACTAATAGACCTCCGACACGAGATTCCCCCTTCCGAAGAACTTGGAGGACCTGACTTTCATGTGGCATACCCCATATACAAAGCACTACAGGTGCGCTACGATATCAACACGAGAAAACTagtcgatcttgatgatgtggtCACCGCCATATCAAATGTTGAAGAGGAATTTTCATCGATACTGTCCGGACTGCCAGAATCTTGGAAGTACCATCGCGTACAGCTGACGCAACCGGACCCTCGAGTATCAGGACAAATATGCCACGTCTATGCTGGGCTTCTTCAATCCACCACTTGGAATATGGTGCGCGGGATAAGGATGATGCTGCTAGAAACACTCGTCGAGCAGCTTTGCGCTGCCTCGGAATCGGCTGACCGCACTGTACTGTCAGACAATCATTTCGAGTTACTTGCCAAATCTCTCAAAGTGTTGGATATGCTAGGACAATCAATTGCAGCCAGCGTTCCCCAGCACCTCGGAGTTGTCAGTATCCGGGACATAAGCAACAGGAAGGACCAAGGGCACACGGTTTCGATTGCTGCCAAGAAACAAGCATGCCGTGTTATATCGTCGCCGTTTGCGCAAGACTCTCGAGTCGGCCCGGGAGAGGATACATCCAGCAGCGGTGGTAGTCCGGTACTATTTGATCCAACGCAGTCGACGCCTCACACCGACGATGCCACTCGTTTCATGAGCCTTGCGTCGGCAAACAATACCATCATCTGGCCGTTGTACATGCTCGGTATGTCATCGGCATGTTCGCCAGAAACAAAACAATATGCCATCGAGGGCCTGCAAGCTATCCACAGAGAAGCTGGTCTGGAGTAA
- a CDS encoding hypothetical protein (At least one base has a quality score < 10), producing MSILEDAKRVQIDERTKGEAYSEGREVAKYEKQQGSMKRWLRRSAASLKNAGIDRSQR from the coding sequence ATGTCGATACTGGAAGATGCCAAGCGTGTCCAAATCGACGAGCGAACGAAGGGTGAAGCGTACAGCGAAGGTAGAGAAGTAGCAAAATACGAGAAACAACAAGGGTCGATGAAACGATGGCTACGACGATCTGCTGCTAGTCTCAAAAACGCTGGAATTGATCGATCTCAAAGATAA